One genomic region from Thermoleptolyngbya sichuanensis A183 encodes:
- a CDS encoding IS5 family transposase (programmed frameshift) — MSRLPEIANPKRKAYPSDMSDAEWSVLQPLIPAGKGFGRPREVDFREILNAIFYVQRTGCQWEMLPHDLPPYTTVYFYFRKWHRKGIWQQMHDQRRADLRQKMGRTIDSSVAIADSQSVKTTEKRGGIYGFDGGKKVKGRKRHLVVDSQGLLIGVLVTEANASERLGAVVTLDEASDKLSRLEVVWVDQGYSGKKFAHAVQQVCGEPVRVEVIKRTSKSFEILPKRWIVERTFGWLNRYRRLSKDYELYCEMSEAMIYGAMIQLMLKRLAA; from the exons ATGAGTCGCCTACCGGAAATCGCCAATCCCAAGCGCAAAGCCTATCCCAGTGATATGAGTGATGCAGAATGGAGCGTTTTGCAACCGCTGATACCTGCCGGTAAAGGCTTTGGTCGTCCCCGTGAAGTGGACTTTCGAGAAATCCTCAACGCAATCTTCTACGTGCAGCGTACTGGATGCCAGTGGGAAATGCTACCGCATGACCTTCCCCCGTATACAACGGTGTACTTCTACTTTCGCAAATGGCATCGTAAGGGGATTTGGCAGCAGATGCACGACCAACGCCGAGCAGACCTGCGGCAGAAAATGGGCAGAACCATAGACTCCAGTGTGGCAATTGCTGATTCCCAATCGGTCAAGACCACCGAAAAAAGGGGGG GCATCTACGGTTTCGACGGTGGCAAAAAGGTTAAGGGGCGTAAGCGCCACCTCGTTGTAGACTCCCAAGGGCTTTTAATTGGGGTATTAGTCACCGAAGCGAATGCCTCAGAACGGCTTGGAGCCGTGGTCACGCTCGATGAAGCCAGCGATAAACTCTCCCGGCTTGAGGTGGTGTGGGTAGACCAGGGGTATAGCGGCAAGAAGTTTGCCCATGCAGTCCAACAGGTCTGTGGAGAACCTGTCCGCGTAGAAGTCATCAAACGAACCTCCAAGTCGTTTGAAATTCTGCCTAAGCGCTGGATTGTGGAGCGAACTTTTGGCTGGTTGAATCGCTATCGACGCTTGAGCAAAGACTACGAATTGTATTGCGAAATGAGTGAAGCCATGATCTACGGTGCCATGATTCAATTGATGCTCAAGCGCTTGGCAGCTTAG
- a CDS encoding ATP-binding protein translates to MIAITPRPNGRKWGTVSFASTLHLGPVLDLLLADIPPRWRAEVRLGLQEALVNAAKHGNNLDPNKTILVEFYIVNNEHWWIISDQGCGFDPAGPCREDCVGRSPQEQRDCGRGLYILHQIFDQVHWNTDGTELRLCKQVRSRGRLPLLS, encoded by the coding sequence GTGATCGCAATCACACCTCGTCCCAATGGGCGAAAGTGGGGTACTGTAAGCTTTGCGTCTACTTTGCATCTGGGTCCAGTCTTGGACTTGCTGCTGGCTGACATTCCGCCGCGCTGGAGAGCAGAGGTGCGTCTGGGACTTCAGGAAGCGCTGGTTAACGCAGCAAAGCACGGCAATAATCTCGACCCAAACAAAACCATTCTGGTTGAGTTCTACATTGTCAATAACGAACACTGGTGGATCATTTCCGACCAAGGCTGCGGGTTTGACCCTGCGGGCCCATGCCGAGAGGATTGTGTCGGTCGATCGCCCCAAGAGCAGCGAGACTGCGGGCGCGGACTCTATATTCTCCACCAGATTTTTGACCAGGTACACTGGAATACGGACGGCACAGAGCTTCGCCTTTGCAAGCAGGTTCGGAGCCGGGGGCGTTTGCCACTCCTCTCTTAG
- a CDS encoding SulP family inorganic anion transporter, translating to MGGLTAAVVALPLALAFAIASGVDPKAGLYTAIVAGGVAALFGGSPVQITGPTGAMAVILLGIVAKYGIEKVWLAGVMAGLIQIALGVAKLGRLVKFIPYPVTAGFTNGIAIIIFCGQLNNFLGLTLPRREHFLPGLWETLHHLSEGHWSSIAIATVVIVTKLLWAKLRTPIPGSLVGLVLAALLVSGLHLDVPTIGSIPQALPMPHGIPHWQDFGLIQELIKPALALAALGSIESLLSAVVADGMTVSEKHDSDRELIGQGIANMVVPFFGGIPATGAIARTAVNIRSGGKTRLSGIIHSLVLLLIVLLLAPLAARIPLAALAGILMVTSLRMLEWEAIGLLMRATYADFAVMVLTWAVTICFDLVLAVEVGLIAAGALFIKRMSELSMGKIPETEAFPPGIPLELGKQIAVYRVDGPMFFGAAERFVTFLRDEPEVRYLILRMRFVPNMDTTGLVALEDIYHDLKRRGCQLLLSGLQPEVKQLLERTGLLERIGVENCFDSTDAAVRSLTSQLFCELPSPSRQKNSEKITV from the coding sequence ATGGGAGGCTTGACGGCAGCGGTGGTGGCCCTGCCTTTGGCGCTTGCCTTCGCGATCGCCAGTGGCGTTGATCCCAAAGCCGGACTCTACACGGCGATTGTGGCCGGTGGCGTTGCTGCCCTCTTCGGCGGCTCCCCGGTGCAAATTACTGGTCCCACTGGGGCGATGGCTGTGATTTTGTTGGGTATTGTTGCTAAGTACGGCATCGAAAAGGTTTGGCTGGCTGGAGTCATGGCGGGGCTGATTCAGATTGCCTTAGGCGTGGCTAAATTAGGACGTTTGGTCAAGTTTATTCCCTACCCCGTCACAGCTGGGTTCACCAATGGCATCGCCATCATCATCTTTTGTGGGCAGTTGAATAATTTCCTGGGATTAACATTGCCTCGCAGAGAACACTTTTTGCCTGGTTTATGGGAAACCTTGCATCATCTATCCGAGGGGCACTGGTCGTCGATCGCGATCGCGACTGTGGTGATTGTCACCAAGCTTCTGTGGGCTAAACTGCGAACTCCTATTCCCGGCTCATTGGTGGGGTTAGTGTTGGCAGCGCTATTGGTATCGGGATTACACCTCGATGTCCCCACTATTGGCTCGATTCCCCAGGCATTGCCGATGCCCCACGGTATTCCCCACTGGCAAGACTTTGGCCTAATTCAGGAATTGATCAAACCAGCTTTAGCCCTAGCGGCTCTGGGGAGCATTGAATCGCTGCTATCAGCGGTGGTGGCGGATGGCATGACTGTCAGCGAAAAACACGATAGCGATCGCGAATTGATCGGTCAAGGCATTGCCAACATGGTTGTGCCCTTCTTTGGGGGCATCCCCGCGACAGGCGCGATCGCCCGCACTGCGGTCAACATTCGCTCTGGGGGCAAAACCCGACTCTCTGGCATCATTCACAGTCTGGTGCTACTGCTGATCGTGCTACTGCTAGCGCCCTTAGCGGCTCGAATTCCCCTAGCAGCCCTCGCTGGAATTTTGATGGTTACCAGTTTGCGGATGCTGGAATGGGAGGCGATCGGCTTACTAATGCGGGCAACCTATGCCGACTTCGCCGTTATGGTATTGACCTGGGCAGTGACCATTTGCTTTGACCTAGTTCTAGCCGTGGAAGTCGGGTTGATTGCTGCCGGAGCACTCTTTATCAAGCGGATGAGTGAATTGAGCATGGGCAAAATTCCTGAAACAGAAGCCTTCCCCCCCGGCATTCCCCTAGAGTTGGGCAAACAAATCGCAGTATATCGGGTGGATGGCCCCATGTTTTTTGGTGCCGCCGAACGCTTTGTCACCTTCCTCCGTGATGAACCTGAAGTACGCTACCTGATTCTGCGGATGCGGTTTGTTCCTAATATGGACACTACAGGGTTAGTCGCCCTTGAAGACATATACCACGATCTGAAGCGACGGGGCTGTCAACTATTGCTTAGTGGCTTACAGCCAGAGGTCAAGCAACTCCTCGAACGCACAGGCTTGCTTGAGCGCATTGGTGTGGAGAACTGTTTTGACAGTACTGATGCTGCCGTCAGATCCCTCACCTCTCAGTTATTTTGTGAGTTGCCGTCGCCCTCCCGTCAGAAAAATTCTGAGAAAATCACGGTCTAA
- a CDS encoding IS630 family transposase encodes MRQRYGGRIRYWCSDESRVGLLTVQHRKLTGFGVQPIGSVQWDFVYRWLYGLVEPLSGASWIVEFSHLDSSCFEAFLHSFAAQFPDDLHLIQVDNAAAHTAQTLTIPDNVILVFQPPYCPEVNPIERVWRELKRELAWVHFDDVCQLQHAISQWVCRLSAESLRSLTQWDWIVDALCVAGI; translated from the coding sequence TTGAGACAACGCTACGGGGGGCGAATCCGCTATTGGTGCAGCGATGAGAGCCGCGTCGGACTGCTGACGGTTCAACATCGCAAGTTGACGGGCTTTGGGGTGCAGCCGATTGGTTCAGTTCAATGGGACTTTGTGTATCGGTGGCTGTACGGTCTAGTGGAACCGCTGAGCGGTGCATCGTGGATAGTCGAGTTTTCTCATCTCGACAGTTCCTGTTTTGAGGCGTTTTTGCACAGCTTTGCGGCTCAGTTCCCCGATGATTTACATCTGATTCAGGTGGATAATGCCGCAGCCCATACGGCTCAGACCCTGACGATACCGGACAATGTCATCTTGGTGTTTCAGCCGCCTTATTGCCCTGAGGTCAATCCCATTGAGCGGGTCTGGCGGGAACTCAAGCGGGAGCTAGCTTGGGTTCACTTTGATGATGTTTGCCAACTCCAGCACGCCATCAGCCAGTGGGTTTGTCGCCTTTCGGCGGAGTCGCTGCGATCGCTGACTCAGTGGGATTGGATTGTCGATGCTCTATGTGTAGCGGGTATTTAG
- the tnpC gene encoding IS66 family transposase — protein MQRLSGIYERIELPRLTPHITRVERYGGTCQCCQKAYEAPVPVGLEPGSPFGTSVASLVTYLRYSHAISYQRLSHLMGDLYGLKLSEGAIANLLQRVQGQLETPIAKIVERLRSARLVGRDETGARVNGKNQWEWVFQNDQVCLHGIRPTRGKTVIDTVMAGHQPQIWVSDLFSAQAAHPAQDWQVCLAHQLRDCQYAIDAGDDLFAPRMKRLLLKAIALQRRRQILATSTVEQYCARLRGSLRELLNLQPKSVEGQRLLKRYQKIRAHLLLFLTDEAIPPTNNALVWTNFSLD, from the coding sequence ATGCAGCGATTGAGTGGGATTTACGAGCGCATTGAATTGCCCCGATTGACCCCTCACATCACCCGAGTTGAACGCTACGGTGGGACTTGTCAGTGTTGCCAAAAGGCGTATGAGGCTCCGGTTCCAGTCGGATTAGAGCCAGGGTCTCCCTTTGGTACGAGTGTTGCGAGTCTAGTCACCTATCTACGCTACAGCCATGCGATCAGCTACCAACGGTTGAGCCACTTGATGGGCGACCTTTACGGTCTAAAGCTGTCGGAAGGAGCCATTGCCAATCTCTTGCAACGGGTGCAGGGGCAGCTAGAAACTCCAATTGCCAAGATCGTGGAACGTTTACGCAGTGCTCGGCTAGTTGGTAGGGATGAAACCGGGGCGCGGGTGAATGGGAAAAACCAGTGGGAATGGGTGTTTCAAAACGACCAGGTGTGTCTGCATGGGATTCGTCCCACTCGTGGCAAAACGGTCATTGATACCGTGATGGCTGGGCATCAACCGCAGATTTGGGTGTCTGACTTATTCAGTGCTCAGGCAGCCCATCCGGCCCAAGACTGGCAAGTATGTCTAGCGCATCAACTGCGTGATTGTCAGTATGCGATTGATGCAGGGGATGATTTGTTTGCGCCCCGGATGAAACGGCTGTTGCTCAAAGCCATCGCCTTGCAACGGCGACGACAGATCCTTGCCACCTCGACCGTCGAACAGTATTGCGCTCGATTGCGTGGGTCACTCCGAGAGCTTCTCAACTTGCAGCCCAAATCAGTCGAGGGACAAAGGTTGCTCAAACGCTATCAGAAGATTCGCGCTCATCTGTTACTGTTTCTGACCGATGAGGCAATCCCGCCGACTAATAATGCTTTAGTTTGGACTAACTTTAGTTTGGACTAA
- a CDS encoding ArsR/SmtB family transcription factor, with the protein MTFKPSYFKADLFKVLSNPVRIQILDALRLGEQSVGYIAEWLEIEASAVSQQLAVLRSRNLVTSRKQGNYVFYSVRDPALFKVLDAALEVFNNHLVDVRDALEQLE; encoded by the coding sequence ATGACATTCAAGCCCAGCTACTTCAAAGCCGACCTGTTCAAAGTCTTGTCAAACCCTGTGCGAATTCAAATTTTAGATGCGCTACGACTGGGAGAACAAAGCGTCGGCTATATCGCAGAATGGCTTGAAATTGAAGCTTCGGCTGTTTCTCAGCAGTTAGCTGTGCTGCGGAGTCGCAATTTAGTCACCAGCCGCAAGCAAGGGAACTATGTGTTCTACTCTGTACGTGATCCCGCTTTGTTTAAAGTTCTCGATGCGGCACTTGAAGTGTTCAACAATCACCTAGTGGATGTCCGCGATGCCCTTGAACAGTTGGAGTAA
- a CDS encoding carbonic anhydrase — protein sequence MFPQSARASEHQAEALVLTCIDFRFVDLEQSFLSGQHLDQAYDWVTLAGASLALTGFPHPAEAEAFWDQLALSRQLHNISKVVIIDHQDCGAYASVYKQPFSDLISEQNLHTQYLTQAYEQIRQRYPDLDVELYFAKLTGEVSLISSHQS from the coding sequence ATGTTTCCCCAAAGCGCCCGGGCCAGTGAACATCAAGCCGAGGCATTGGTGCTGACCTGTATCGACTTTCGCTTTGTGGACTTGGAACAATCCTTTTTGTCCGGTCAGCATTTAGATCAAGCCTATGATTGGGTCACCTTAGCCGGAGCATCCCTAGCTCTCACTGGGTTTCCCCACCCCGCAGAGGCAGAAGCATTTTGGGATCAGTTGGCGTTGTCTAGACAATTGCATAACATCAGCAAAGTAGTCATTATCGACCACCAAGACTGTGGAGCCTACGCCAGTGTATACAAACAGCCATTCTCTGATCTGATATCTGAGCAAAACCTTCATACTCAATATCTGACTCAAGCCTATGAGCAAATTCGGCAGCGCTACCCTGACTTAGACGTAGAGCTTTATTTTGCTAAGCTCACAGGTGAAGTCAGTTTGATATCTTCTCATCAGAGCTGA
- the scpB gene encoding SMC-Scp complex subunit ScpB: MSRLSSTIEAILYLKGQPLTLAKIAEYAGCDRPSAEEGLIELMTDYAQRDGALEVVETPEGYCLQLREAYQPLLQKLVPVDLGVGALRTLAAIALRGPLTLSDLVELRGSGAYQHVQELVELGFVRKRRKADSRSSWLQITDKFYQYFQLESLPQPFSNASSASSGAATPEA, encoded by the coding sequence ATGTCCCGACTGTCCAGCACAATTGAAGCCATTTTGTATCTGAAAGGGCAGCCGCTGACGCTGGCCAAAATTGCGGAATATGCCGGATGCGATCGCCCCAGTGCCGAGGAAGGGCTGATTGAGCTAATGACCGACTACGCCCAGCGCGACGGAGCGCTAGAAGTGGTGGAAACGCCAGAGGGCTATTGTTTGCAGCTTCGAGAAGCCTATCAACCGCTGCTGCAAAAGCTGGTACCTGTGGATTTGGGTGTGGGTGCGCTGCGGACACTGGCGGCGATCGCCCTGCGCGGCCCGCTGACGCTTTCGGATCTGGTTGAACTGCGCGGATCAGGGGCTTACCAGCACGTTCAGGAGTTGGTGGAGCTAGGGTTTGTCCGCAAGCGCCGCAAAGCCGATAGCCGCTCGTCTTGGCTACAAATCACCGACAAGTTTTATCAATATTTTCAGCTAGAGTCGCTGCCACAACCCTTCAGCAACGCCTCCAGCGCTTCATCTGGGGCTGCGACTCCCGAAGCCTGA
- a CDS encoding helix-turn-helix domain-containing protein: MSGVLKIDIAETAEELKAVLEQQQRSSQRRKVQVLWWLKTGQAKSVEQLAQLSGCHRTTVSRWLSQYRQSGLEALVKVASRSGRPRAISGEVLASLERELQDPEGFSSYGAVQQWLAAVHGQPVPYKTVHKTVRYRLKAKLKVPRPVSKKQTPGACESVQQTLQPR, from the coding sequence ATGAGTGGAGTCCTCAAAATCGATATCGCTGAAACAGCAGAAGAACTAAAAGCCGTCTTGGAACAACAGCAACGGTCATCACAGCGCCGTAAAGTACAGGTGTTGTGGTGGTTAAAAACCGGACAAGCGAAGAGCGTTGAGCAGTTAGCCCAACTGAGCGGTTGCCATCGCACGACCGTGTCTCGTTGGCTGAGCCAGTATCGACAGAGTGGACTCGAAGCGTTGGTGAAGGTGGCATCTCGCAGTGGACGACCGCGAGCGATTAGCGGTGAAGTCCTGGCATCTTTGGAGCGGGAACTGCAAGATCCAGAAGGCTTTAGCAGTTATGGAGCAGTGCAGCAGTGGCTCGCAGCGGTACATGGTCAACCCGTCCCCTACAAGACGGTGCATAAGACGGTGCGCTATCGGCTCAAAGCGAAGCTCAAAGTGCCCCGTCCGGTGTCAAAGAAGCAGACTCCTGGGGCGTGCGAGTCCGTTCAGCAAACCTTGCAGCCCAGATAA
- the larC gene encoding nickel pincer cofactor biosynthesis protein LarC: protein MTKIAYLDCPTGIAGDMCLGALIHAGLPLEYLETQLRRLGISHEYMLRVETVQRNGQSATKLHVDLNALPDPEALAHREPGVDVHSTFQRAYAQPHSNDLSDDLTNQSINQNMVERYSGKYSDSHSHPHPHQSHSHTHKSDFSDDSASHFHPHPHKHPAAYPHSLDNATDAIRDSEHPSHDLASHHHAGTRHLADIEQLISAAGLSPRAEAWSLAVFRQLAIAESAVHGIPIEAVHFHEVGATDAIVDIVGTCLGLDWLGIEQLYCSAMPTGGGTIWAAHGRLPVPSPAVLKLWELRQVPVYSNGIERELVTPTGAAIATTLAASFGPPPPMTLTRVGLGAGGRELPIPNILRLWIGESSELGAGSWAYRQTTHTAPSGIPLPQSARAVASTAEPGANSQVTVLETQIDDANPQAIAYTLESLLAAGALDVFTQPVTMKKSRLGTLITVICPIDLAEICKAVLFRETTTLGIRESVQQRTTLDREFQTVETEFGEVPMKLGKHPVSGELLNVQPEYEDCAKIARDRQVSWSDVHRAALRAWENRNPKTQLRAESAH from the coding sequence ATGACCAAGATTGCGTATCTAGACTGCCCGACGGGTATTGCCGGAGATATGTGCCTAGGGGCGCTGATTCACGCAGGGTTGCCGCTGGAGTATTTGGAAACGCAGCTTCGGCGATTGGGCATTTCCCATGAATATATGCTACGAGTCGAAACCGTGCAGCGAAACGGGCAATCGGCAACAAAACTGCATGTGGATCTAAACGCCTTGCCTGATCCAGAGGCGTTGGCTCATCGAGAGCCAGGCGTTGATGTTCATTCAACCTTTCAGCGTGCCTATGCTCAACCTCACTCTAATGATTTATCTGATGATTTAACTAATCAAAGTATTAATCAAAATATGGTCGAGCGGTATTCAGGAAAGTATTCGGATTCACATTCTCATCCACATCCTCACCAGAGTCATAGTCACACGCATAAGTCTGATTTTTCCGATGATTCTGCAAGTCATTTTCATCCGCATCCACACAAGCATCCGGCTGCTTATCCCCATTCTTTAGACAATGCCACAGACGCGATTCGTGATTCTGAGCATCCGTCTCATGATCTTGCCTCACACCATCACGCAGGCACGCGGCATCTGGCAGACATCGAGCAGTTGATCTCGGCAGCAGGATTGTCGCCTCGGGCCGAAGCGTGGAGTTTGGCAGTGTTTCGGCAGTTGGCGATCGCCGAAAGCGCGGTTCACGGCATTCCCATCGAGGCGGTTCACTTCCACGAAGTCGGAGCGACAGATGCCATTGTGGATATCGTGGGAACCTGTTTGGGGTTGGACTGGCTGGGTATTGAGCAGCTTTATTGCTCGGCGATGCCAACGGGCGGGGGCACGATTTGGGCCGCCCATGGACGGCTCCCGGTTCCTTCGCCTGCGGTGCTGAAACTGTGGGAACTGCGGCAGGTGCCAGTCTACAGCAACGGCATCGAGCGAGAACTGGTGACCCCGACCGGGGCGGCGATCGCCACGACCCTGGCAGCCAGCTTTGGGCCGCCGCCCCCGATGACGCTGACCCGCGTGGGGCTGGGCGCGGGCGGGCGCGAGCTGCCGATTCCCAATATTCTGCGGCTGTGGATTGGAGAATCCTCCGAACTGGGGGCAGGTAGCTGGGCCTATCGACAGACGACTCACACCGCTCCATCGGGGATTCCCTTACCCCAGTCTGCTAGAGCCGTAGCGTCCACTGCTGAGCCAGGAGCCAATTCCCAGGTGACGGTTCTGGAGACGCAGATTGACGATGCAAACCCGCAGGCGATCGCCTACACGCTAGAATCTCTGCTGGCAGCCGGAGCGCTGGACGTGTTTACGCAGCCTGTGACCATGAAAAAATCGCGCCTGGGCACGCTGATTACGGTGATTTGCCCAATTGACCTGGCCGAAATTTGCAAAGCCGTCCTGTTTCGCGAAACTACGACGCTGGGTATTCGTGAGTCAGTGCAGCAGCGAACCACCCTCGATCGAGAATTTCAGACGGTCGAGACGGAATTTGGAGAAGTCCCAATGAAGCTGGGGAAACATCCCGTTAGCGGAGAACTGCTCAACGTCCAGCCAGAGTATGAAGATTGTGCCAAAATTGCCCGCGATCGCCAAGTTTCTTGGAGCGACGTGCATCGAGCCGCCTTACGCGCCTGGGAGAATCGGAATCCAAAGACCCAACTTCGGGCAGAGAGCGCCCACTAG